Proteins encoded within one genomic window of Flavobacterium gilvum:
- a CDS encoding 3'-5' exonuclease translates to MLDWLKNINKEYPDFWKTYLSKFEQKSNRYVVFTTETSGLNPDHDIILSIGSFAIVDNKILIGDSFESVLLQYKYFHDNGLSNEFILESKMKKLSEPEAIRLFIEYIGNAVLIGHHVDFDVDMINSALARLDCGRLKNEALDIDVMYRKLVDINDKQFSLDELSDIFKLPKTYRNSPSEDAYTIALLFLKLKKRLGIK, encoded by the coding sequence ATGCTGGATTGGCTCAAAAATATCAACAAAGAATATCCTGATTTCTGGAAAACTTACCTTTCTAAGTTTGAACAAAAATCAAACAGATATGTCGTGTTCACTACAGAAACCTCAGGACTAAATCCTGATCATGACATTATTTTATCTATTGGCTCTTTCGCCATAGTTGACAACAAAATACTTATTGGTGATAGCTTTGAATCTGTTTTATTGCAGTATAAATATTTTCATGACAACGGACTTTCAAATGAATTTATTTTGGAAAGCAAAATGAAAAAATTAAGTGAACCAGAAGCTATTCGTTTGTTTATAGAATATATCGGAAATGCTGTTTTAATTGGTCACCATGTAGATTTTGACGTTGACATGATCAACAGTGCTCTCGCCCGATTGGATTGCGGTCGATTGAAAAATGAAGCACTAGATATTGATGTAATGTACCGAAAACTTGTAGACATCAATGACAAGCAATTTTCTCTTGATGAATTATCTGATATTTTTAAACTACCCAAAACCTATAGAAATTCACCTTCTGAAGATGCTTACACTATCGCTTTATTATTTTTAAAATTAAAAAAACGACTAGGAATCAAATAA
- the dnaX gene encoding DNA polymerase III subunit gamma/tau produces the protein MEQFVVSARKYRPQTFKDVVGQKAITNTLLNAIENNHLASALLFTGPRGVGKTTCARILARKINQPGYDDPNEDFAFNVFELDAASNNSVDDIRNLIDQVRIPPQTGQYKVYIIDEVHMLSSAAFNAFLKTLEEPPKHAIFILATTEKHKIIPTILSRCQIFDFKRITVKDAKEHLADVASSQGVSFEDDALHIIAQKADGAMRDALSIFDRVVSFCGNNLTRQAVTENLNVLDYETYISVTDLILENKIPDLLLAFNDILSKGFDSHHFVSGLATHFRDLLVCKTPATLVLLEVGEQAQKMYGIQAQKCNQDFLLKGIDITNDCDLKYKSSQNQRLLIELCLMQLASITFDGEKKKLTNL, from the coding sequence ATGGAACAATTTGTAGTATCGGCACGTAAATATCGTCCGCAAACATTTAAAGATGTTGTGGGACAAAAAGCGATTACCAACACGCTGCTCAACGCTATAGAAAACAACCACTTAGCTTCGGCACTTTTGTTTACAGGGCCACGTGGTGTAGGCAAAACAACCTGTGCCCGTATTTTGGCACGAAAAATAAATCAGCCAGGATATGATGATCCCAACGAAGATTTTGCATTCAATGTATTTGAACTAGATGCCGCTTCCAACAATTCTGTTGATGACATCCGAAATTTGATTGACCAAGTTCGTATTCCACCACAAACCGGGCAATATAAAGTATATATCATTGACGAGGTGCACATGTTGTCATCAGCCGCTTTCAATGCTTTTTTGAAAACATTGGAAGAACCGCCAAAACACGCCATTTTCATTTTGGCTACCACTGAAAAACACAAAATCATCCCAACGATTTTATCACGTTGTCAGATTTTTGATTTCAAAAGAATTACCGTAAAAGATGCAAAAGAACATCTTGCCGATGTAGCCTCAAGCCAGGGCGTTTCTTTTGAAGATGATGCTTTGCATATTATCGCTCAAAAAGCGGATGGTGCAATGCGTGATGCTTTATCTATTTTTGACCGAGTAGTTTCTTTCTGCGGAAACAACTTAACCCGTCAGGCCGTAACCGAAAATTTGAATGTTTTGGATTACGAAACCTATATTTCCGTTACGGATTTAATTTTGGAAAATAAAATCCCAGATTTATTATTGGCTTTCAATGATATTTTATCCAAAGGCTTTGATAGTCATCATTTTGTTTCGGGACTAGCCACTCATTTCAGAGATTTATTGGTTTGCAAAACTCCTGCGACACTCGTATTATTGGAAGTTGGTGAACAAGCACAAAAAATGTATGGCATTCAGGCGCAAAAATGCAATCAGGATTTTTTATTAAAAGGAATCGACATCACAAATGATTGTGATTTGAAATACAAATCCAGCCAAAACCAAAGATTACTTATCGAACTTTGCCTGATGCAACTTGCCTCTATCACTTTTGATGGAGAAAAAAAAAAGTTGACCAATTTATAA
- a CDS encoding DUF2911 domain-containing protein — protein sequence MKILKISLLVLFSFFAISFVNAQEKPKSPPEKATGTINGATIQINYCSPSVKGRKIWGELVPFDKVWRAGANEATTFETDKDLTIEGSKLPAGKYSFFVIPNEKQCILVFNKEAKQWGAYKYNEKEDQLRVTVKPKVAKTSAEQLVYVINAKDVVLSWDNWDIGFKVK from the coding sequence ATGAAAATTTTAAAAATCTCTTTACTAGTATTATTCTCGTTTTTTGCAATTTCATTTGTAAATGCTCAAGAAAAACCTAAAAGCCCGCCAGAAAAAGCCACAGGGACAATTAATGGTGCCACAATTCAGATTAATTATTGCAGTCCTTCTGTAAAAGGACGCAAAATTTGGGGTGAATTAGTGCCATTTGACAAAGTTTGGAGAGCTGGAGCCAACGAAGCTACTACATTTGAAACCGATAAAGATCTCACAATTGAAGGTTCTAAATTGCCCGCCGGAAAATATTCATTTTTTGTAATTCCGAATGAAAAGCAATGTATTCTTGTATTTAATAAAGAAGCCAAACAATGGGGCGCTTATAAATACAATGAAAAAGAAGATCAGTTGCGTGTAACTGTAAAACCAAAAGTTGCCAAAACGAGTGCTGAACAACTTGTTTACGTAATAAATGCCAAAGACGTTGTTTTAAGTTGGGACAATTGGGATATTGGTTTTAAAGTAAAATAA
- a CDS encoding methyltransferase domain-containing protein produces MLVDTKHRIDSPEIMDDFELKGVVLLQALDKIAKINQFLGGNRLTRRGVEKLLEKEPVSNRITILDVGCGNGDMLRRLADFGFQNKLNLELTGIDANAFTVNYAVDLSKKYTNISYRCEDVLSQSFCELKFDIILCTLTLHHFKNQEIIKLLTLFDKNSKLGFVINDLHRNAVAYRLFQLLCFVFRLNEMSRKDGLISILRGFKKEELIAFSERLNFKKYSIHWKWAFRYQWIVQK; encoded by the coding sequence GTGCTTGTAGATACCAAACATAGGATAGATAGTCCTGAAATAATGGATGATTTTGAATTAAAAGGCGTTGTCCTGTTACAGGCATTGGATAAAATCGCGAAGATTAATCAGTTTTTGGGTGGAAATAGATTGACTAGGAGAGGAGTTGAAAAGTTACTCGAAAAGGAACCTGTTTCAAATCGAATTACAATTTTGGACGTAGGCTGTGGCAATGGAGATATGTTGCGGAGATTGGCAGATTTTGGTTTTCAAAATAAATTAAATCTAGAATTGACCGGAATTGATGCCAATGCGTTTACTGTAAATTACGCTGTTGATTTGTCAAAAAAATATACCAATATTAGTTATCGTTGTGAAGATGTTTTAAGTCAATCTTTTTGTGAATTAAAGTTTGATATTATCCTTTGTACGTTGACTTTACATCATTTTAAAAATCAAGAAATTATTAAATTATTGACGTTATTTGATAAGAATTCCAAACTTGGTTTTGTGATAAATGATTTGCATCGAAATGCGGTTGCTTATCGATTGTTTCAGTTGCTTTGTTTTGTTTTTAGGCTAAATGAAATGTCGCGAAAAGATGGTTTGATTTCGATATTGAGAGGATTCAAAAAGGAAGAATTGATTGCTTTTTCGGAACGGCTTAATTTTAAGAAATACAGTATTCATTGGAAATGGGCTTTCCGTTACCAATGGATTGTGCAAAAATAA
- a CDS encoding type III polyketide synthase produces MSVKIKCVAKELPSFSKTTEEIIPFLDIWLKGQEERFIRKVKKIFEGAGVDKRYSIMSPIDVFEKTSFEEKNNIYCKEVVNLGEKVLSKALKKAQWLPEDLDYIITVSCTGIMIPSLDAYLINSLKLRPDIVRLPVTEMGCAAGISGIIYAKKFLQANPGKRAAVIAVESPTATFQLDDFSMANIVSAAIFGDGAACVLLSSVEEEEGPEIIAEEMYHFYDNIHMMGFNLTNSGLQMILDVDVPETIASHFGDIIHPFLKKNNLKIGDIDHLIFHPGGKKIVQIVEDLFSDYGKDINDTKEVLKLYGNMSSATVLYVLERFMDKNPKKGTKGLMLSFGPGFSAQRVLLQF; encoded by the coding sequence ATGAGCGTAAAAATAAAATGTGTTGCCAAAGAATTACCCTCGTTTTCAAAAACTACAGAGGAAATTATTCCTTTTTTGGATATTTGGCTGAAAGGTCAGGAAGAGCGTTTTATTCGAAAAGTAAAAAAAATATTTGAAGGAGCCGGAGTCGATAAACGGTATTCTATAATGAGTCCAATAGATGTTTTTGAAAAAACTTCTTTTGAAGAAAAAAACAACATTTATTGTAAAGAGGTTGTCAATTTGGGAGAAAAAGTCCTTAGTAAAGCTTTGAAAAAAGCGCAATGGCTTCCTGAAGATTTGGATTATATCATCACTGTGAGCTGTACAGGGATAATGATTCCCTCGCTTGATGCTTATCTGATAAACAGTTTGAAATTGAGACCGGATATTGTTCGGTTGCCGGTTACTGAAATGGGTTGTGCTGCCGGGATTTCAGGGATTATTTATGCTAAAAAATTTCTTCAAGCAAATCCGGGTAAAAGGGCGGCCGTTATTGCTGTTGAAAGCCCTACAGCAACATTTCAATTAGATGATTTTTCGATGGCAAATATTGTGAGTGCGGCGATTTTTGGAGATGGTGCGGCCTGTGTTTTGCTTTCTTCTGTTGAAGAGGAGGAAGGACCGGAAATAATAGCTGAAGAAATGTATCATTTTTATGATAATATTCACATGATGGGATTCAATCTTACGAATTCTGGCTTACAGATGATTTTGGATGTTGATGTGCCCGAAACGATTGCTTCTCATTTTGGCGATATTATTCATCCATTTCTAAAAAAAAATAATTTAAAAATAGGGGATATTGACCATTTAATTTTTCATCCTGGAGGGAAAAAAATTGTTCAAATCGTAGAAGATCTTTTTTCAGATTATGGAAAAGATATAAACGATACGAAGGAAGTTTTGAAATTGTACGGAAATATGTCAAGCGCAACTGTGCTGTATGTCTTGGAACGTTTTATGGATAAAAATCCAAAAAAAGGAACTAAAGGGTTAATGCTGAGTTTTGGACCTGGGTTTTCGGCTCAAAGGGTGTTGTTGCAGTTTTAG
- a CDS encoding beta-ketoacyl-[acyl-carrier-protein] synthase family protein — protein MKNRVVITGMGIVAPNGVGLDAFLHSVKNGISGIRHFEELEKLKFSCQIAGKSEVSSELALNYFSELELKNFNSTGILYGVIAGIDAWKDAGLSIEKSGEPDWESGTIFGSGTSGIDKFRESIYKIDEMKVRSLSSSTVIQTMNSGVSAYLAGKLGLGNQVSTNSSACTTGTESILMAYDRIQSGQAKRVLAGSTSDSGPYIWGGFDAMRVCTSSYNASPELGSRPMSATASGFVPASGAGAMVLEDLETALARGAKIYAEVLGGNLNSGGQRGLGTLTAPNPVAVQKCIQNAIKNAGILPEDVDAINGHLTATSKDSLEVLNWSLALNRNGKDFPYINSLKSTVGHCLSAAGSVESVASVLQLYHGFVFPNRNCEDLHPEIADIVDVSRIPLKMIEKDLKIILKASFGFGDVNGCVVFKKMEA, from the coding sequence ATGAAGAACCGCGTTGTAATAACTGGCATGGGTATAGTTGCTCCAAATGGGGTTGGACTTGATGCATTTTTACATTCGGTAAAAAACGGAATTTCGGGAATTAGGCATTTTGAGGAATTGGAAAAATTGAAATTTTCCTGTCAGATTGCCGGAAAGTCTGAGGTTTCATCGGAATTGGCTTTGAATTATTTTTCGGAATTAGAGCTTAAAAATTTTAATTCAACAGGTATTTTATACGGTGTAATTGCGGGAATTGATGCGTGGAAAGATGCTGGTTTGTCAATCGAAAAATCTGGTGAACCCGATTGGGAAAGCGGAACTATTTTTGGTTCAGGAACTTCGGGGATTGATAAATTTCGGGAGAGCATTTATAAAATTGACGAAATGAAAGTCAGAAGTTTAAGTAGCTCCACAGTAATTCAAACAATGAATAGCGGAGTAAGTGCTTATCTGGCGGGAAAATTAGGTTTAGGAAATCAGGTAAGTACCAATTCCTCAGCCTGTACAACTGGAACAGAAAGCATTCTTATGGCTTATGATCGAATACAATCTGGTCAGGCGAAGAGGGTTTTGGCGGGAAGCACCAGTGATTCCGGGCCGTATATTTGGGGAGGATTTGATGCTATGAGAGTTTGTACTTCAAGTTATAATGCTTCGCCAGAATTAGGGTCAAGACCAATGTCTGCAACGGCTTCTGGCTTTGTGCCAGCGAGTGGAGCCGGCGCTATGGTTTTGGAAGATTTGGAAACGGCATTGGCAAGAGGAGCAAAGATATATGCCGAAGTTTTGGGAGGTAATTTAAACTCCGGAGGACAAAGAGGGTTAGGTACATTAACTGCGCCAAACCCTGTGGCTGTTCAAAAATGCATTCAAAATGCGATAAAAAACGCTGGAATCCTTCCTGAAGATGTTGATGCTATTAATGGGCATCTTACAGCAACTTCCAAGGATAGTCTTGAGGTTCTGAATTGGAGTTTGGCATTAAATAGAAATGGAAAAGATTTTCCTTATATAAATTCGTTAAAATCAACTGTCGGGCATTGTTTGTCGGCAGCCGGGAGTGTAGAAAGTGTGGCGAGTGTTTTGCAATTGTATCACGGATTTGTTTTTCCGAATCGAAATTGCGAGGATCTTCATCCGGAAATTGCTGATATTGTGGATGTGTCAAGAATTCCGCTTAAAATGATTGAAAAAGATTTGAAAATTATTTTGAAAGCCAGTTTTGGATTTGGGGATGTAAATGGTTGTGTGGTTTTTAAAAAAATGGAAGCATAG
- a CDS encoding 4'-phosphopantetheinyl transferase family protein, which yields MIGNDIVVIGNDIVDLDLAQSESNWQRKGFLDKIFSQDEKRLILTNSNPELMVWNLWSRKEAAYKIYNRITGIREYFPLGLCCNYENNQSGTVSIEGFVFYTKTQIEKDYVYTIAVSEVSIWNKIKVLNSLESIKKENGIPYILNNFSNTINPVSITHHGRFLRVITCE from the coding sequence ATGATAGGAAATGATATAGTTGTGATAGGAAATGATATAGTTGATCTTGATTTGGCTCAGAGTGAGAGTAATTGGCAAAGGAAAGGTTTTCTAGATAAAATTTTTTCTCAAGATGAAAAACGGCTCATTCTTACTAATTCCAATCCTGAACTCATGGTTTGGAATTTATGGAGCAGGAAGGAGGCTGCTTATAAAATTTACAATCGGATTACAGGAATAAGGGAATATTTTCCGTTGGGATTGTGTTGTAATTATGAGAATAATCAATCGGGAACTGTTTCTATCGAAGGATTTGTTTTTTATACAAAAACGCAAATTGAAAAAGACTACGTTTATACAATAGCGGTTTCCGAAGTTTCAATTTGGAATAAAATAAAAGTTTTGAATTCTTTGGAAAGTATAAAAAAAGAAAACGGAATCCCTTATATTTTGAATAATTTTTCAAATACAATTAATCCCGTTTCTATTACGCATCACGGCCGTTTTCTTAGAGTGATAACCTGTGAATAA
- a CDS encoding DUF294 nucleotidyltransferase-like domain-containing protein produces MNTIAENIADFLKEYPPFDNLTFQELSAIATNIRVLNLEKHEILFQIDDKLHDCFYVVASGIIHLSVIADAEETLLNKCHAGDILGLRPFFAKNNYMMTAKAREESIVYAIPIATFRPFVANNPNVLNFLLESFATNTWNPKDKENLKGKLVSDNMVYIDQKSEMQYFQSLSYNRQPLIATINDTAKDIALRMTENLSTSAVICDNQLPIGILTHTDLCSKIATGLFPLTVAVKSIMSSPVVTVIENVSLAEAQLLMLRNSVTHLCVTSDGTDKSPVKGIISEHDLIIAQANNPGVLIKEIKRSSTPKDLKLLRDRLTELIQNSIYKNIPLSNINNIASEINSAILKRAVELSILDLGSPPVRFAWLSIGSQGRKEQLLLTDQDSILIFEDVSPDKYRDVRDYFLKLGKRTTATLEKVGYELCPNGHMASNMLWCKSLTDWVKQYDSWMNTPGENSNDLSSIFFDLDLVFGEKKIFEAIENVIQKDLENNSLFFDFLGNDALRKNSPLTFFKKFALEEEGPNKNKFDIKTRALMPLIDGARLFALHFKIKGLNNTYLRFKQLAIIDSKNSDVYINCAEAFLVISKFRVNEGLKNENSGQYINMSELTKLDKEKLKNALAPMKELEELIKTNFKLTQFS; encoded by the coding sequence ATGAATACAATTGCTGAAAATATAGCAGATTTTTTGAAAGAATACCCGCCATTTGATAACTTGACTTTTCAGGAACTATCGGCTATTGCAACAAATATTCGAGTTTTGAATCTCGAAAAACACGAAATTTTATTTCAAATAGACGACAAACTACATGATTGTTTTTATGTGGTTGCATCTGGTATAATTCATTTATCGGTTATTGCAGATGCCGAAGAAACGCTCTTAAACAAATGTCATGCAGGTGATATATTGGGATTAAGACCTTTTTTTGCCAAAAACAATTACATGATGACGGCAAAAGCCCGTGAAGAAAGTATTGTTTATGCGATTCCTATTGCTACTTTCAGACCATTTGTTGCCAATAATCCGAATGTTTTAAATTTTCTTTTGGAAAGTTTTGCAACCAATACATGGAATCCAAAAGACAAAGAAAATCTAAAAGGTAAATTGGTTAGTGATAATATGGTTTATATTGATCAAAAGTCTGAAATGCAGTATTTTCAGTCGCTTTCCTACAATAGACAACCACTTATAGCAACAATTAATGACACTGCCAAAGATATCGCCCTGCGAATGACTGAAAATCTTAGTACAAGCGCAGTGATTTGTGATAATCAATTGCCTATCGGAATACTTACCCATACCGATTTGTGTTCTAAAATAGCCACTGGTTTGTTTCCGTTAACGGTTGCTGTTAAATCCATTATGTCGTCGCCTGTAGTAACCGTAATTGAAAATGTTTCTTTGGCCGAAGCACAGCTTTTGATGCTAAGAAACAGTGTAACTCATCTATGCGTAACTTCAGACGGGACGGATAAATCTCCTGTAAAAGGAATAATTTCAGAACATGACCTAATTATTGCCCAAGCAAATAATCCAGGCGTTTTAATCAAGGAAATCAAAAGATCATCGACTCCCAAAGACTTAAAACTTCTTAGAGATCGATTGACTGAATTAATCCAAAATTCTATTTACAAAAATATTCCGCTATCTAATATTAACAATATCGCAAGCGAAATAAATTCGGCTATTTTAAAACGTGCCGTTGAATTGTCTATTCTGGATTTGGGCTCTCCTCCTGTACGGTTTGCATGGTTAAGCATAGGAAGCCAAGGCAGAAAAGAACAACTATTATTGACCGATCAAGACAGCATATTAATATTTGAAGATGTATCTCCCGACAAATACAGGGACGTAAGGGATTATTTTCTAAAGTTGGGAAAAAGAACAACTGCAACATTAGAAAAAGTAGGTTATGAATTATGTCCAAACGGGCATATGGCCAGTAATATGCTTTGGTGTAAATCACTGACCGACTGGGTAAAACAATACGATAGTTGGATGAATACTCCAGGAGAAAACAGCAATGACCTTAGCAGTATTTTCTTTGATTTGGATCTCGTTTTTGGAGAAAAAAAGATATTTGAAGCTATTGAAAATGTCATTCAAAAAGACTTAGAAAACAACTCCTTATTTTTTGATTTTTTAGGTAATGATGCTTTAAGAAAAAATTCGCCACTTACCTTTTTCAAAAAATTTGCGTTAGAAGAAGAAGGTCCAAACAAGAATAAATTTGATATAAAAACGAGAGCTTTAATGCCTTTAATAGACGGGGCCAGATTGTTTGCTTTGCATTTCAAAATAAAAGGATTAAACAATACCTACCTACGTTTCAAACAATTAGCTATAATTGATTCCAAAAATTCTGACGTATATATAAATTGCGCTGAAGCATTTTTGGTCATTTCAAAATTCAGAGTAAACGAAGGCCTTAAAAATGAAAATTCAGGTCAGTACATAAATATGAGTGAACTAACCAAACTGGATAAAGAAAAGTTAAAAAATGCCTTGGCTCCAATGAAAGAACTGGAAGAATTGATTAAAACTAATTTTAAACTAACACAATTTTCATAA
- a CDS encoding 3-hydroxyacyl-ACP dehydratase FabZ family protein yields the protein MEKKEIISKLPYCKPFLFVDEIIKIDEDGVEGEYTFDENLDFYKGHFKEKPITPGVILTEVMAQIGVVCLGIFLLNENFNSNISIALTSTNIEFLKPVFPNEKVVVVSKKIYFRFGKLKCEVSMKNQKNEIVCSGTISGMIA from the coding sequence ATGGAAAAAAAAGAAATAATTTCAAAATTACCGTATTGCAAACCTTTTTTGTTTGTCGATGAAATCATTAAAATCGATGAAGATGGAGTAGAAGGGGAGTACACTTTTGATGAAAATCTGGATTTTTATAAAGGGCATTTTAAAGAAAAACCGATTACCCCAGGTGTGATTTTAACAGAAGTTATGGCTCAGATTGGAGTAGTTTGTTTGGGGATTTTTTTACTAAATGAAAACTTTAATTCAAATATTTCAATTGCTTTAACATCAACTAATATTGAGTTTTTAAAACCCGTATTCCCGAATGAAAAAGTAGTTGTTGTTTCTAAAAAAATATATTTCAGATTTGGAAAACTAAAATGTGAAGTTAGTATGAAAAACCAAAAGAATGAAATTGTTTGTAGCGGAACAATTTCTGGGATGATTGCTTAA
- a CDS encoding NAD(P)/FAD-dependent oxidoreductase, translating to MNSTKAIVIIGGGLAGLTSAIHLSKIGLKVVLIEKNEYPKHKVCGEYISNEILPYLNWLSVDLSQLNPTQITKLEFSNADGELISCDLPLGGFGLSRFALDAFLFEKVVENGCEIVQDQVDNVVFENNIFTVSTSNNRIFTSEIVIGAFGKRSNIDLKLNRRFSRKKSHWLAVKAHYLVDFSNEVVGLHNFEGGYCGVSKVENNSVNICYLANYETFKKYKNIEEYQDQVLIKNPHLKLIFEKAKMVFDSPLTISQVSFDKKETVENHILMIGDSAGLIHPLCGNGMAMAIHSAKIVSELISDFYVGKIKSLEELEQKYIEEWRVNFDKRIRIGRVLAFLMQKNTFSVFFIKILIKLPFLIPIIIKQTHGKPISVK from the coding sequence ATGAATTCTACTAAAGCGATTGTCATTATTGGAGGAGGATTGGCCGGCTTAACTTCGGCGATACATTTGTCTAAAATTGGGTTGAAAGTTGTTTTAATTGAAAAAAATGAGTACCCAAAGCATAAGGTTTGTGGTGAATATATCTCCAATGAAATACTACCATATCTCAATTGGCTTTCGGTTGATTTGTCTCAATTAAATCCCACACAGATTACAAAATTAGAATTTTCGAATGCAGATGGTGAATTGATAAGTTGTGATTTGCCACTTGGCGGATTCGGTTTGAGTAGGTTTGCTCTGGATGCTTTTTTGTTTGAAAAAGTTGTCGAAAATGGTTGTGAAATCGTTCAGGATCAAGTCGATAATGTTGTTTTTGAAAACAATATTTTTACTGTTTCAACATCTAATAACAGGATTTTTACTTCCGAAATTGTTATTGGTGCTTTTGGTAAACGATCCAATATTGATTTAAAATTAAATAGGAGATTTAGCAGAAAAAAATCGCATTGGCTTGCTGTAAAAGCACACTATTTGGTCGATTTTTCTAATGAAGTGGTGGGTTTGCATAATTTTGAAGGAGGATATTGTGGAGTCTCAAAAGTTGAGAATAACAGTGTGAATATTTGTTATTTGGCGAATTATGAAACTTTTAAAAAATATAAAAACATTGAAGAATATCAAGATCAAGTTTTAATCAAAAATCCACATTTGAAATTAATTTTTGAGAAAGCAAAAATGGTCTTTGATTCCCCGTTGACGATCAGTCAGGTTTCATTTGATAAAAAAGAAACAGTAGAAAACCATATTCTGATGATTGGTGATTCGGCAGGTTTAATTCATCCTTTATGTGGCAACGGAATGGCGATGGCTATTCACAGTGCTAAAATTGTTTCGGAATTGATAAGTGATTTTTATGTCGGAAAAATAAAGTCCCTGGAAGAATTAGAACAAAAGTATATTGAAGAATGGAGAGTTAATTTTGATAAAAGGATAAGAATTGGTCGTGTTTTGGCTTTTTTAATGCAAAAAAACACGTTTTCTGTGTTTTTTATAAAAATTTTGATTAAATTACCCTTTTTAATACCAATTATAATAAAGCAGACACATGGAAAGCCTATTTCTGTGAAATAA
- a CDS encoding acyl carrier protein has translation MDREDTLELLKSIVKPYIQDQEAFDAISEETDLVNDLKINSANLVDVVLDIEEKFDILIDNEAMKKMVTVKSTIGIIEDELVKR, from the coding sequence ATGGACAGAGAGGATACATTAGAACTACTAAAGAGTATTGTTAAGCCCTATATTCAAGATCAAGAGGCTTTTGATGCTATTTCTGAAGAGACGGATCTCGTGAATGATTTGAAGATAAACTCGGCAAATTTGGTTGATGTTGTATTGGATATAGAAGAAAAATTTGATATTTTAATTGATAATGAAGCAATGAAAAAAATGGTTACAGTAAAATCAACAATTGGAATCATTGAGGATGAATTGGTAAAAAGATGA